The following are from one region of the Paenibacillus sp. JZ16 genome:
- a CDS encoding tetratricopeptide repeat protein: MKLMKRIWFRIGNHYRKKRDFEQALKYMRKGESAITSFNDKLHYAELLHNSGHSEEAITYLGRVIDTSGSHRAYERRAHILRELNREREAIEDLNEAIRLNADNYMNWYTRGIAHKDLNQYEEAIRDLKESIKREDRSTVISTYYELGMTFYESGNPAEAAHYFRLSIQEPERAIPMYYYMLSVSLDLMDHVQEAVGVLQEGIQLADRYEAEADGGYALFAGSTNYSYGAFQTFQRQVREAYSFRKSMADLYVQLGDMGQAEHFLSEAIERYPDSYELYLKRAEVFNRSGNKNAAKADLAWAIEAAPDDYRAYFDMARIYREDGLEDQAYELISKLYARQPDSPLACYWMADCYYRLGRQEEALAINDKLLKLENDDAPNYVQRADIYMEMNDLPSAEQALKEAAALQDGTEIRNKLSYVLYLQGRNEEALLELQEAVKQEESFSEHPTYLAASGHIYKEMGMWDLAIDAYSQAIQAHPSNPRFYEFRAVCFVETGQLERGLADCAQGLSLNPGQGSLYSLRSGIYYSMADYVRAKEDTLQVLELSPGHPGAYFRLGQIYYKDQDEDAALAAFDEVLRLVPEHADSYLYKAHIFYGQFEHEDAIQAIVNWSLHLQKEMPPADKIQAIEGLEGFEESLLNKAVERLTGMYGHQLYLS, encoded by the coding sequence ATGAAGTTGATGAAGCGGATCTGGTTCCGTATCGGTAACCATTACAGAAAGAAGCGGGATTTTGAACAAGCCCTTAAATATATGAGAAAAGGCGAAAGTGCCATTACCAGTTTCAATGATAAGCTGCACTATGCGGAGCTGCTGCACAACAGCGGCCATTCGGAAGAGGCCATAACTTATTTGGGGCGCGTGATCGATACGAGCGGAAGCCATCGCGCTTATGAGCGGCGCGCTCATATTTTGCGTGAGCTGAACCGGGAGCGCGAGGCCATTGAGGATCTAAATGAAGCGATTCGGTTGAATGCCGACAATTATATGAATTGGTATACCCGGGGGATTGCCCACAAGGATTTGAATCAATATGAAGAGGCGATCCGCGATCTGAAGGAAAGCATTAAAAGAGAGGACAGGAGCACGGTTATTTCAACTTATTATGAGCTGGGCATGACCTTTTACGAGAGCGGCAATCCGGCGGAAGCGGCGCACTATTTTCGACTAAGCATCCAGGAGCCGGAACGCGCCATCCCGATGTATTATTACATGCTGTCCGTATCCCTGGATCTGATGGATCATGTGCAGGAAGCCGTGGGAGTTCTACAGGAGGGTATCCAGCTGGCCGATCGGTATGAAGCGGAAGCGGATGGCGGATATGCGCTGTTTGCAGGCAGCACCAACTACAGCTACGGTGCATTTCAGACGTTTCAGCGGCAAGTGCGGGAGGCGTATTCCTTTCGGAAATCTATGGCGGACCTGTACGTGCAGCTTGGGGACATGGGACAGGCCGAGCACTTTCTATCGGAGGCCATTGAGCGGTATCCGGATTCATACGAGCTTTACTTAAAGAGAGCGGAGGTCTTCAATCGTTCCGGTAACAAAAATGCAGCCAAAGCGGATTTGGCATGGGCGATTGAAGCGGCGCCGGACGATTACCGCGCGTATTTCGACATGGCCCGGATTTATCGCGAGGATGGTCTGGAGGATCAGGCCTACGAGCTGATTTCGAAGTTGTATGCAAGACAGCCGGACTCCCCGCTGGCCTGCTATTGGATGGCCGACTGCTATTACCGGCTGGGTCGTCAGGAGGAGGCGCTGGCGATCAATGACAAGCTGCTTAAGCTTGAGAATGATGATGCACCGAATTATGTGCAGCGCGCCGATATTTACATGGAGATGAATGATCTGCCATCAGCGGAGCAGGCTCTGAAGGAAGCAGCCGCGCTTCAGGACGGGACTGAAATCCGCAACAAGCTGAGTTATGTGCTCTATCTTCAGGGACGCAATGAGGAAGCGCTGCTTGAACTGCAGGAAGCGGTTAAGCAGGAGGAGTCCTTCTCCGAGCATCCGACGTATTTGGCGGCCAGCGGCCATATCTATAAGGAGATGGGCATGTGGGATCTGGCCATCGATGCTTATTCCCAGGCAATCCAGGCGCATCCGTCGAACCCGAGATTTTACGAGTTTCGTGCCGTTTGCTTTGTGGAGACCGGACAGCTGGAACGGGGATTAGCGGACTGTGCTCAAGGGCTCAGTTTGAACCCGGGGCAAGGCAGCCTCTACAGCCTGCGAAGCGGAATCTATTATTCGATGGCGGATTATGTGCGGGCGAAGGAAGATACGCTGCAAGTGCTGGAGCTTTCGCCGGGTCATCCGGGCGCTTATTTCAGACTGGGACAGATTTATTACAAGGATCAGGACGAGGATGCGGCATTAGCTGCTTTTGACGAGGTACTGAGGCTGGTTCCCGAGCATGCCGACAGCTATTTGTACAAAGCACATATTTTTTACGGCCAGTTCGAGCATGAAGATGCCATACAGGCCATCGTGAACTGGAGCTTGCATCTTCAGAAGGAGATGCCGCCGGCGGATAAAATCCAAGCCATCGAAGGCTTGGAGGGCTTTGAAGAGAGCTTGCTGAACAAAGCGGTAGAACGGTTAACGGGCATGTATGGACATCAGCTTTATTTGTCCTGA
- a CDS encoding methionine ABC transporter ATP-binding protein yields MISLQEVSKSFGSGSGRYQAIDAVSLHIEEGSIHGIIGTSGAGKSTLLRIMNVLERPDSGRVVVNGQELTSLGGRELREARRSIGMIFQLFQLVSNRTVWGNVSMPLELAKVPKIERANRVQEVLRFVGLEDKAKSYPAQLSGGQKQRVAIARALANSPTVLLCDEPTSSLDPQTTADILEVLRHINRTLGVTIVIVSHEMDVVNDICDQVSVMENGRLSRTYRNQLSDGETPRDFGSSMDGAGKVGDC; encoded by the coding sequence ATGATCTCACTGCAAGAGGTCAGTAAAAGCTTTGGCAGCGGCAGTGGCCGTTATCAGGCGATAGACGCTGTCTCTCTTCATATTGAGGAGGGAAGCATACACGGAATCATCGGCACGAGCGGAGCTGGGAAATCGACGCTGCTGCGCATCATGAATGTACTGGAGAGACCGGATTCCGGCCGAGTCGTGGTGAATGGTCAGGAGCTGACCTCCCTTGGCGGCAGGGAGCTTCGGGAGGCAAGAAGATCGATTGGCATGATCTTTCAGCTGTTCCAGCTGGTCAGCAACCGCACGGTATGGGGCAATGTTTCGATGCCGCTTGAGCTCGCAAAGGTACCGAAGATCGAACGGGCGAATCGTGTCCAGGAGGTTTTACGTTTTGTCGGACTTGAGGATAAAGCGAAGTCGTATCCGGCTCAGCTAAGCGGCGGGCAGAAGCAGCGGGTAGCGATTGCCAGAGCGTTAGCCAATTCGCCGACCGTCTTGTTGTGCGATGAGCCGACCTCTTCCTTGGATCCCCAGACAACCGCGGATATTCTGGAGGTGCTCCGGCATATCAACCGAACGCTGGGGGTAACCATCGTAATCGTTTCCCACGAGATGGACGTGGTGAACGACATTTGCGACCAGGTGTCCGTTATGGAGAACGGACGTCTGAGCAGAACGTACCGCAATCAGCTAAGCGATGGAGAGACTCCTCGGGATTTCGGATCTTCAATGGACGGTGCAGGGAAAGTGGGGGATTGTTAG
- a CDS encoding methionine ABC transporter permease, which yields MNDIIPYLSDYFAYVLQYQNEIWRAIGETFIMVGISIAAAIILGLPVGTLLFLCRKGQQYENRLLFSILNALVNVIRSFPFLLLVVIMIPVTRWIVGTSLGTLAAAVPLSVVAVAYYSRLVEQSLLEVPKEVMEAAASMGASTLQMIYKFLYVEARSGLVLGLTTSTISFISYSTVMGIVGGGGVGDFAIRYGYQRFEGELMSFTIIIMIILVQSIQFGGNLASRLLDKRKV from the coding sequence ATGAATGACATCATTCCATATTTAAGTGATTATTTTGCCTATGTCCTGCAGTATCAGAATGAAATCTGGCGGGCGATTGGCGAGACGTTCATCATGGTGGGCATATCGATTGCTGCCGCTATAATACTGGGTCTTCCGGTCGGAACACTGCTATTTTTGTGTCGAAAAGGCCAGCAGTATGAGAATCGCCTTCTATTCTCCATTTTGAATGCCTTGGTTAACGTCATACGGTCATTCCCGTTTCTGCTTCTGGTTGTCATTATGATACCGGTTACGAGATGGATCGTCGGTACTTCCCTGGGGACGCTGGCCGCTGCGGTTCCTTTATCCGTCGTTGCGGTGGCTTACTATTCTAGGCTGGTAGAGCAATCCTTGCTGGAGGTGCCGAAGGAAGTGATGGAGGCGGCCGCTTCCATGGGGGCATCCACACTCCAAATGATATACAAATTCCTGTATGTAGAGGCCCGCTCGGGCCTTGTACTTGGGCTGACAACATCCACGATCAGTTTTATCTCGTACTCTACGGTGATGGGGATCGTGGGTGGGGGTGGCGTCGGAGACTTCGCGATCCGTTACGGGTACCAGCGATTTGAGGGAGAGCTTATGTCATTTACAATCATCATTATGATCATTCTGGTACAGTCCATCCAGTTTGGAGGGAACCTGGCATCCAGACTGCTCGATAAGAGAAAAGTTTAA
- a CDS encoding MetQ/NlpA family ABC transporter substrate-binding protein yields the protein MNKKLMLLMLTLLLVLAGCGQQPAKDKAPESAAPDAAEEVTLKVATLIPPMTEVLDLVKPMLKEEGINLEIQILSDNVQPNNALAHKEVDANFFQHVPYMEEYNANNGSELVPVTPIYNAVFGAYSKKYKTIEELPDGASIAIPNDPSNIGRSLVMFEKNGLIKLKEGVGIQATQADIVENPHKYKFTEVDLLMLARTLDDVDMVAMTPAYAKPLGLTPKKDALVTEGNDSDFTITLVARKDNVDSEPIQKLAKAMTSPEVKKFFEDNYSEIALPAFE from the coding sequence ATGAATAAGAAATTAATGCTGCTGATGCTGACCCTCTTGCTGGTGCTGGCAGGCTGCGGGCAGCAACCTGCCAAGGACAAGGCTCCGGAGAGTGCTGCACCCGATGCCGCGGAAGAAGTTACATTAAAAGTCGCAACGCTCATTCCGCCAATGACCGAGGTGCTTGATCTGGTGAAGCCGATGCTGAAGGAAGAAGGCATCAACCTTGAAATCCAGATCTTGTCCGATAATGTGCAGCCGAACAATGCGCTGGCCCATAAAGAGGTAGATGCGAACTTCTTCCAGCATGTGCCGTACATGGAAGAGTACAATGCGAACAACGGCTCGGAATTGGTTCCGGTCACCCCGATCTATAATGCCGTTTTTGGAGCGTACTCCAAAAAATATAAGACCATCGAAGAGCTTCCGGACGGTGCAAGCATCGCGATTCCTAACGACCCTTCCAACATCGGCCGATCCCTGGTGATGTTCGAGAAGAACGGCCTGATTAAGCTGAAGGAAGGCGTCGGCATTCAAGCGACGCAGGCGGATATCGTGGAGAATCCGCATAAATACAAGTTCACCGAGGTGGATCTGCTCATGCTGGCCCGTACGCTCGACGACGTCGATATGGTTGCCATGACGCCGGCATACGCGAAACCGCTGGGACTTACCCCTAAGAAGGATGCTCTCGTAACCGAAGGCAACGATTCTGACTTCACCATTACGCTGGTGGCCCGTAAAGATAATGTGGATTCCGAGCCGATCCAGAAGCTTGCCAAGGCGATGACCAGCCCGGAAGTGAAAAAGTTCTTCGAGGATAACTACTCTGAGATTGCGCTGCCGGCTTTTGAATAA